A stretch of Paenibacillus peoriae DNA encodes these proteins:
- a CDS encoding DUF4190 domain-containing protein produces the protein MSDLYKEPRSSDPFQETNDYNAPFNPPPVVPPTNSKAVASMVLGILSVVIPYLGLIIGIVGIILSSLSLKEINRHGEQGRGMAIAGLVCSIIGTLIYTLIIIFIVIVFIVAASSGDPDIFSDI, from the coding sequence ATGAGTGATTTGTACAAGGAGCCTCGATCTTCCGATCCTTTTCAGGAGACGAACGATTATAACGCCCCATTTAACCCGCCCCCAGTAGTTCCACCTACCAATAGTAAAGCTGTTGCCTCGATGGTGCTCGGGATTTTATCTGTTGTCATTCCCTATCTTGGGTTGATTATCGGAATTGTGGGTATTATTTTGTCCAGTCTTTCCCTGAAGGAAATTAATCGTCATGGCGAGCAAGGCAGAGGTATGGCCATTGCTGGACTGGTATGTAGTATTATCGGTACACTGATTTATACACTGATCATCATTTTTATAGTTATTGTTTTTATTGTAGCGGCCTCCAGTGGCGATCCGGATATTTTTTCAGACATTTAA
- a CDS encoding DUF1540 domain-containing protein, with the protein MAKDVLCEVNSCTYWAQENKCSASSIYIVSNRPEDTHKSEETDCKTFEAK; encoded by the coding sequence ATGGCAAAAGACGTTCTGTGTGAAGTCAACTCTTGTACGTACTGGGCCCAAGAGAATAAATGCAGCGCTAGCTCCATTTACATCGTAAGCAACAGACCAGAAGACACTCACAAGTCTGAAGAAACAGACTGCAAAACCTTCGAAGCCAAGTAA
- a CDS encoding WIAG-tail domain → MKNKSRKTNRNKKPLYRVIDPDMNELSMIQRSKPLPAERETEARLHQVASPPPPTTEESELKTVVEPEVEALHEKEIEVADVEETPALMEEPPLPELEPEPEIELEPEPEPEPDPIDVEEILNNKKAPHVNNAFIYTDDLSDFAVTGEKIAPASIDSSKLKQESIQTEFLADYAVHTIKIADGAVTASKIAPDSITVEHLSDASVAGSKLQDRSISGEKLRDGSITPEKLADKIISGDHIANGSIESRHFKQWIVSSDMLQDQSVTSDKIRSGTIQSNNLANEAVDSSKLGDQSVTTSKLRDGAVDGTKIQAGSIESAHLTEHAVHARHLAPGSINRKQLSDGIVGREQLEEGVVSGRHLESEAVTSTHIQAGAIERKHLGPGSIGEEQLGTGQVTARHIADRSIQSNKLADQSVGSLQIVDQSVTSSKISDQSILPHKIADEAVLTRHIATAAIQGPQISPEAVSSVHLQSEIIRKDHIAPEAVTEQHLHSGAVTSEKIGKGAVLDYHVANQAIKENHIASSAIKSDKIADEAVIETKIGTGAVTGNKVASQAITHVHIATGVIRENHLADNSVGGKALQAQSVDSTHLAQSSVQSKHLGEDSVGTAALQEQSVTADILGEGAVHTAHLASGAVYSHHLQDHAVTSLKLSPESVATDKINDLAITAPKLAEGSVTSSKLSARSVQPWHITDKAVLSNHLAVEAVEANHLAPESVTSNHLQSASVQTKHLAPDSVSGHALQSESVTSEKLAARAVQASNLAENSVGPGHLAAQAVQTRHLAAGSVEDTILAQNAVKSEHLAAESIQSEHLQSGIIQGEHIALQAIATQAIQDEAVTSAKLSEESVTSTKLSPHAVQSGHIMDEAVQSNHLAVAVVDSTHLASGAITSVHLQASSVLTRHLAPDSVSGRALQAESVTSEKLAARSVQGMNLAEGSIGPSHLSVQSVHTRHLAAGAVQDRVLAEGAVKSVHIAPESIQPHHLHTEIIQGEHIASQAISTDALQDESVTSDKLADEGVTAAKLSAHSVQSWHITDEAVQGNHLAAESIQSNHLAPESVTSAHLQSSSVLTSHLAPDSVSGRALQAESVTSEKLAAHSVQGTNLAEDSVGPSHLSAQSVHARHLATGAVQDTTLAKGAVKSVHITAGSIQPHHLHTGSIQGEHIASQAISTDALQDASVTSDKLVDEGVTSAKLAVNSVQPWHITDEAVQGNHLAAESIQSSHLASESVTSRHLQASSVLTSHLAPDSVSGRALQAESVTSEKLAARSVQGTNLAEGSIGPSHLSAHSVHSRHLVAGAVQDRALAEGAVKSVHIAPESIQSHHLHPGTIQGEHLASQSISTDVLQDESVTSDKLADEGVTATKLSAHSVQPWHITDEAVQANHLAEEAVQSSHLAPESVTSAHLQSSVILASHMAPDSVSGLALQAESVTSEKLAARSVQGTNLAEDSVGPSHLSAQSVHTQHLAVGAVQDTALAEGAVKSVHIAPESIQPHHLHPGTIQSEHLASLSISTDVLQDESVTSDKLANEGVTAAKLSTHSVQPWHIADEAVQANHLAEETIQSSHLSPESVTSAHLQSSVVLASHLAPDSVSSRALQAESVTSEKLAARSVQATNLAEGSVGPSQLSEHAVHPRHLAPGAVQDRALAEGAVKSVHIASESVQSHHLQMGTIQGVHIASQAIPTDALQNESVTSDKLADEGVTAAKLSAHSVQPWHITDEAVQANHLAEEAVQSSHLAPESVTSDHLQASSVFARHLAQDSVSGRALQAESITSEKLAARSVHATNLAEGSVGPSQLSEHAVHPRHLAPGVVQDRALAEGAVKSVHIAPESIQPHHLHLGTIQGVHIASQAISTDALQNESVTSDKLADDGVTAAKISPHSVQPWHITDEAVQANHLAEEAVQSSHLAPESVTSDHLQASAVMTRHIAPGSISVHALQAGSVNAEKLALRAVRASNLAEASINSVHLTEHAVHAQHLAEGAIQGSALAEGVVQSRHIALDSVQSEHLQAGAIQPQHVGWQAVVEDAIQEGAVTSSKLADGTVQSRHVAEEAIESHHIGEEVIDSHHLKAGSVTRAQLSTDIHLSGLLPEEGISGDRLQANSISRNHLQAQAVDSEVLSPGAVGAEHLQAAAVQSHHVAEQSIEGHHLVEGTVGSRELELNAVKPEHLSITPVRTCANQPALQQFGRAPFLLKGSEGETEVTIVFGETFVNPDYTLVAMTNHPLFHATLKSQTPNGAVIVVTKWNETAHNYGIISWIAIG, encoded by the coding sequence TTGAAGAACAAGAGCCGAAAAACCAACAGAAACAAAAAGCCGCTCTATCGTGTAATTGACCCGGATATGAATGAGTTAAGTATGATACAACGCTCAAAACCACTGCCTGCGGAGAGGGAGACAGAAGCAAGACTTCATCAAGTTGCTTCTCCGCCTCCCCCAACTACAGAGGAGTCGGAGCTAAAGACAGTTGTCGAGCCTGAAGTCGAGGCTCTGCACGAGAAAGAAATTGAGGTTGCAGATGTAGAGGAGACTCCAGCTTTGATGGAAGAACCCCCACTGCCAGAGCTAGAGCCAGAGCCAGAGATAGAGCTAGAGCCGGAACCAGAACCAGAACCTGATCCAATTGATGTGGAAGAAATTTTGAACAATAAGAAGGCTCCGCATGTAAACAATGCTTTCATCTATACAGACGATTTGAGTGATTTCGCTGTGACAGGTGAAAAGATCGCTCCCGCTTCCATAGATTCTAGCAAGCTGAAACAAGAGAGTATCCAAACGGAATTTCTAGCAGATTATGCTGTTCATACAATTAAAATAGCTGACGGTGCTGTGACTGCTTCGAAGATTGCTCCCGACTCCATTACGGTCGAGCATCTGTCAGACGCATCAGTGGCAGGCAGTAAATTGCAGGATCGCTCTATTAGTGGTGAAAAACTTCGTGATGGCAGCATCACTCCAGAAAAGCTGGCGGATAAAATTATCAGCGGCGATCATATTGCCAATGGCTCGATTGAAAGCCGTCATTTCAAGCAATGGATCGTGTCTTCAGATATGCTTCAAGATCAGTCGGTCACCTCCGATAAAATTCGCAGCGGTACGATTCAATCGAACAATTTGGCGAATGAAGCTGTTGATAGCTCCAAGCTGGGCGATCAGTCTGTGACCACCTCCAAATTGCGGGATGGGGCTGTGGATGGAACTAAAATCCAGGCAGGCAGCATTGAGAGCGCGCACCTGACCGAGCATGCCGTTCATGCAAGGCATTTGGCCCCCGGTTCGATTAATCGCAAGCAGCTATCCGACGGAATTGTGGGCAGGGAACAATTGGAGGAAGGTGTTGTCAGCGGGCGTCATCTGGAGTCTGAGGCAGTCACCAGTACGCACATTCAGGCAGGAGCGATTGAAAGAAAGCATCTGGGTCCTGGCTCCATCGGGGAAGAGCAGCTTGGAACGGGCCAAGTAACAGCCCGGCATATCGCGGATCGGAGTATTCAATCCAATAAACTGGCAGATCAGTCTGTAGGCTCATTGCAGATTGTTGATCAATCCGTCACTTCATCCAAAATATCGGATCAGAGCATTCTCCCACACAAAATTGCCGATGAGGCAGTACTTACCAGACATATTGCAACAGCAGCCATACAAGGACCTCAGATTTCTCCAGAGGCAGTTTCTTCCGTGCATCTTCAATCCGAAATTATTCGGAAAGATCATATTGCACCAGAGGCGGTTACGGAGCAACATTTGCATTCCGGGGCTGTGACAAGCGAGAAAATAGGGAAGGGTGCAGTTCTGGATTACCATGTGGCGAATCAGGCTATCAAGGAAAATCACATCGCTTCGAGCGCTATTAAGTCTGACAAAATCGCTGACGAGGCGGTTATAGAAACTAAAATTGGCACAGGGGCGGTAACCGGAAATAAAGTTGCGTCTCAAGCCATTACCCACGTACACATTGCAACGGGAGTAATCCGTGAAAACCACCTTGCCGACAACAGTGTGGGCGGAAAGGCGTTACAGGCTCAATCGGTGGATTCAACCCATTTGGCCCAGAGCTCTGTACAGAGCAAGCATCTTGGGGAAGACAGTGTCGGAACCGCGGCGTTGCAAGAACAGTCCGTTACCGCAGACATACTAGGCGAAGGCGCTGTTCATACCGCGCATTTGGCCAGTGGCGCGGTATACTCCCACCATTTACAGGATCATGCCGTTACTTCGTTGAAACTATCGCCGGAAAGTGTGGCTACGGATAAAATTAATGATTTGGCGATTACTGCGCCTAAGCTAGCTGAGGGCAGTGTCACTTCCTCCAAGCTGTCTGCTCGTTCGGTGCAGCCATGGCATATTACGGATAAAGCAGTACTGAGCAACCATCTGGCTGTTGAAGCAGTGGAGGCGAATCATCTGGCGCCGGAATCCGTCACCTCCAACCATTTGCAGTCTGCTTCGGTCCAAACCAAACATCTCGCCCCAGATAGTGTGTCCGGCCATGCACTTCAGTCGGAAAGCGTCACTTCCGAGAAGTTAGCGGCTCGGGCTGTGCAGGCTTCCAACCTGGCGGAAAACAGCGTGGGACCCGGGCATTTGGCTGCACAGGCCGTACAAACCAGACATTTGGCCGCAGGATCAGTAGAGGACACGATATTAGCCCAGAATGCTGTGAAGTCTGAGCATCTTGCAGCAGAATCCATCCAATCCGAGCATTTGCAAAGCGGGATCATTCAGGGAGAGCATATTGCATTGCAGGCTATAGCGACTCAAGCCATACAGGATGAAGCGGTTACCTCTGCCAAACTATCAGAGGAAAGTGTAACCTCTACCAAGTTGTCACCCCATGCAGTGCAGTCCGGGCATATTATGGATGAAGCTGTACAAAGCAACCATTTGGCCGTGGCGGTTGTGGACTCGACCCATCTGGCATCTGGAGCGATCACCTCGGTGCACCTACAGGCCTCCTCGGTGCTAACGAGACATTTGGCTCCGGATAGTGTGTCCGGTCGTGCACTTCAAGCGGAAAGTGTAACCTCGGAAAAGCTGGCAGCCCGCTCGGTACAAGGAATGAACCTTGCAGAAGGCAGTATCGGCCCTTCACATCTATCTGTGCAGTCCGTACACACGCGGCATTTGGCAGCTGGAGCGGTACAGGATAGAGTGCTGGCAGAGGGAGCGGTGAAGTCCGTGCACATTGCCCCGGAATCGATCCAACCACACCATCTGCATACTGAAATCATTCAGGGCGAGCATATTGCATCCCAGGCCATTTCGACCGATGCTTTACAAGATGAGTCTGTGACATCTGACAAACTGGCAGATGAGGGCGTGACTGCCGCCAAGCTGTCGGCCCATTCCGTACAGTCGTGGCACATTACAGACGAAGCAGTGCAAGGAAATCATTTGGCAGCAGAATCCATCCAGTCGAACCATCTGGCACCGGAAAGTGTCACTTCAGCCCACTTGCAGTCTTCGTCAGTGCTCACGAGCCATCTGGCCCCGGATAGTGTGTCCGGCCGTGCGCTACAAGCGGAAAGCGTCACCTCGGAAAAGCTGGCAGCCCACTCGGTGCAAGGAACGAATCTTGCGGAAGACAGCGTCGGCCCGTCCCATTTGTCTGCACAGTCGGTACACGCCCGGCATTTGGCAACTGGCGCAGTACAGGATACAACGCTGGCAAAGGGAGCAGTGAAGTCGGTACACATTACCGCGGGGTCAATCCAGCCACATCACCTGCACACAGGAAGCATTCAGGGCGAGCATATCGCATCCCAGGCCATATCGACCGATGCTTTGCAGGATGCGTCTGTTACCTCCGATAAATTGGTGGATGAGGGTGTGACTTCCGCCAAGCTGGCGGTCAACTCGGTACAGCCGTGGCACATTACAGACGAAGCAGTGCAAGGAAATCATTTGGCAGCAGAATCCATCCAGTCAAGCCATCTGGCTTCCGAATCCGTTACCTCTCGCCATTTGCAGGCTTCCTCAGTGCTTACGAGTCATCTGGCGCCAGATAGTGTATCCGGTCGTGCACTACAGGCGGAAAGCGTCACCTCAGAAAAGCTGGCAGCGCGCTCGGTGCAAGGGACGAATCTTGCGGAAGGCAGCATCGGCCCGTCACATCTGTCTGCACATTCCGTACACAGCCGGCATCTGGTAGCCGGAGCGGTACAGGATAGAGCGTTGGCAGAGGGAGCAGTGAAATCCGTGCATATCGCTCCAGAATCAATCCAATCACACCATTTGCACCCTGGAACCATTCAGGGCGAGCATCTGGCATCTCAGTCGATATCGACTGATGTTTTACAGGATGAGTCTGTGACATCTGATAAATTGGCCGATGAGGGTGTGACTGCCACTAAGTTGTCGGCTCACTCGGTACAGCCGTGGCACATTACAGATGAAGCAGTGCAAGCTAATCATTTGGCAGAAGAGGCCGTTCAATCGAGTCATCTGGCGCCGGAATCTGTCACCTCAGCCCACTTACAGTCTTCGGTGATACTTGCGAGTCATATGGCGCCGGATAGTGTATCCGGTCTTGCGCTACAAGCGGAAAGCGTCACTTCGGAAAAGCTGGCAGCACGCTCGGTACAAGGGACGAATCTTGCGGAAGACAGCGTCGGTCCTTCGCATTTATCTGCACAGTCGGTACACACTCAGCATTTGGCAGTCGGCGCTGTGCAGGATACAGCGCTAGCTGAGGGGGCAGTGAAGTCAGTACACATTGCCCCGGAATCCATCCAGCCGCATCACCTGCACCCTGGAACTATTCAGAGCGAGCATCTGGCATCCCTGTCGATATCGACCGATGTATTACAGGATGAGTCCGTTACGTCTGATAAATTAGCGAATGAGGGTGTGACTGCTGCCAAACTGTCGACTCACTCGGTACAACCGTGGCACATTGCGGACGAAGCAGTGCAAGCCAATCATTTGGCAGAAGAGACCATCCAGTCGAGCCATCTGTCACCGGAATCTGTCACTTCAGCCCACTTGCAGTCTTCGGTGGTACTTGCGAGCCATCTGGCCCCGGATAGTGTGTCTAGCCGTGCGTTACAAGCAGAAAGCGTCACCTCGGAAAAGCTGGCGGCACGCTCGGTGCAAGCGACGAATCTCGCGGAAGGAAGCGTCGGCCCTTCACAATTGTCTGAGCATGCCGTACACCCCCGGCATTTGGCACCTGGTGCAGTACAGGACAGAGCGCTGGCAGAAGGGGCAGTGAAATCCGTGCATATCGCTTCGGAGTCCGTCCAGTCGCATCATCTGCAAATGGGAACCATTCAGGGTGTGCATATCGCCTCACAAGCAATACCGACCGATGCTTTGCAGAATGAGTCCGTTACGTCCGACAAACTGGCGGATGAGGGCGTGACTGCCGCCAAGCTGTCTGCTCACTCAGTCCAGCCATGGCACATTACAGACGAAGCGGTGCAAGCCAATCATTTGGCAGAAGAGGCCGTCCAGTCGAGCCATCTGGCTCCTGAATCCGTCACCTCTGATCATTTGCAGGCTTCCTCGGTATTTGCGAGACATCTGGCCCAGGACAGTGTGTCAGGTCGTGCGCTTCAAGCAGAAAGCATCACCTCGGAAAAACTGGCGGCACGCTCGGTGCACGCGACGAATCTCGCGGAAGGAAGTGTTGGTCCTTCACAGCTGTCTGAGCATGCCGTACACCCTCGGCATTTGGCACCCGGTGTTGTACAGGACAGAGCGCTGGCAGAGGGGGCGGTGAAGTCCGTGCATATCGCACCGGAGTCTATTCAACCGCACCATCTGCATCTTGGAACTATTCAAGGTGTGCATATCGCCTCACAAGCAATATCGACCGATGCTTTGCAGAATGAGTCCGTTACGTCCGACAAACTAGCGGATGATGGCGTAACTGCCGCTAAAATATCTCCTCATTCGGTCCAGCCGTGGCACATTACAGACGAAGCGGTGCAAGCCAATCATTTGGCAGAAGAGGCCGTCCAGTCGAGCCACCTGGCTCCTGAATCGGTCACCTCTGATCATTTGCAGGCTTCGGCAGTGATGACTCGGCATATTGCGCCGGGGAGTATATCGGTTCACGCGCTCCAGGCAGGCAGCGTGAACGCTGAGAAGCTTGCACTTCGGGCGGTGCGTGCTTCGAATTTGGCAGAAGCCAGCATAAACTCCGTGCATTTAACGGAGCATGCCGTACACGCTCAGCATTTGGCCGAGGGGGCGATCCAAGGGTCCGCACTGGCAGAAGGCGTGGTGCAGTCCAGGCATATCGCGCTGGATTCAGTCCAGTCGGAGCATCTGCAAGCAGGGGCTATTCAACCACAGCATGTAGGCTGGCAGGCGGTGGTTGAGGATGCTATACAAGAAGGAGCGGTAACATCCAGCAAGCTGGCAGATGGAACGGTACAGTCCCGTCATGTGGCTGAGGAGGCTATTGAGAGCCACCACATTGGAGAGGAAGTTATTGATTCGCATCACCTAAAAGCAGGCTCAGTGACACGGGCTCAGCTGTCCACAGATATTCATCTCTCGGGACTTTTGCCAGAGGAAGGTATCAGTGGCGACAGACTTCAGGCAAACAGTATATCTCGAAACCATCTGCAAGCTCAGGCCGTCGACAGCGAGGTGCTGAGCCCGGGAGCTGTGGGAGCAGAGCATCTGCAGGCCGCTGCGGTACAAAGCCATCATGTGGCAGAGCAGAGCATTGAAGGCCATCATCTGGTGGAAGGCACTGTAGGCTCACGTGAGTTGGAGCTGAACGCAGTGAAGCCGGAGCATTTGAGCATCACTCCGGTTCGTACGTGTGCGAATCAGCCCGCATTGCAGCAGTTCGGCAGAGCGCCGTTTCTTTTGAAAGGCAGTGAAGGAGAGACGGAAGTGACCATTGTATTCGGGGAGACTTTTGTAAACCCGGACTACACATTAGTAGCGATGACGAACCACCCTCTCTTTCATGCGACGCTGAAATCTCAGACGCCGAATGGAGCAGTGATCGTCGTAACCAAGTGGAACGAAACCGCGCATAACTACGGTATTATTTCCTGGATCGCCATTGGCTAG
- the fabV gene encoding enoyl-ACP reductase FabV, with translation MIIKPRTRGFICTTAHPVGCAQHVQEQIDYVQARPAIQGPRNVLVIGASAGYGLASRITAAFGARANTIGVYRPSNATATRTASAGWYNSAAFEKAAQEAGLKSLSVTGDAFSDEVKAKTVEAIREELGQVDLVVYSVASGRRTNPRTGETFNSVLKPIGKPYTNKTVNFHTGEVSSVTLEPATEEEVQGTVEVMGGEDWKLWIDALRAGGVLADTATTFSFSYIGSDITQAIYREGSIGSAKDHLEETARQLNDQLKVTGGRAFVAVTKGLVTQSSSAIPVVPLYISALYKVMKEKGLHEGCVEQSYRLFAERLYAPETPVDEEGRIRIDDWELREDVQAEVEKIWEALTTNNIYELSDLEGYRREFFQLFGFEFEGVDYDADIDPIINIPNVR, from the coding sequence ATGATTATCAAACCAAGAACACGTGGCTTTATCTGCACCACTGCTCATCCGGTGGGCTGTGCCCAACATGTTCAGGAGCAAATTGACTATGTACAGGCCCGTCCTGCTATCCAAGGCCCCCGTAATGTACTTGTAATCGGGGCATCTGCCGGATATGGATTGGCTTCTCGCATTACTGCCGCCTTCGGTGCGCGTGCCAATACAATTGGCGTGTATCGTCCTAGCAATGCTACGGCTACACGCACAGCATCGGCAGGCTGGTACAATTCTGCTGCATTTGAAAAAGCCGCTCAGGAAGCTGGGCTTAAATCCTTAAGCGTGACAGGAGATGCCTTCTCGGATGAGGTCAAAGCCAAAACGGTGGAAGCCATTCGCGAAGAACTGGGACAAGTCGATCTAGTGGTTTATAGTGTCGCTTCAGGTCGCCGTACAAATCCCCGCACAGGCGAAACGTTTAATTCCGTGCTTAAACCTATTGGTAAGCCTTACACAAACAAGACCGTTAACTTCCACACCGGGGAAGTCAGCAGCGTGACGCTCGAACCCGCAACAGAAGAAGAGGTACAAGGAACTGTAGAAGTTATGGGCGGTGAGGACTGGAAATTGTGGATTGACGCCTTGCGTGCTGGCGGCGTGCTCGCCGATACTGCAACGACCTTCTCTTTTTCGTACATCGGTTCAGATATTACACAAGCCATCTACAGAGAGGGCAGTATCGGAAGTGCAAAGGATCATCTGGAGGAGACAGCACGTCAGCTGAACGATCAGCTGAAAGTTACAGGCGGACGCGCCTTCGTCGCAGTCACCAAAGGACTCGTTACCCAATCAAGCTCCGCTATCCCTGTCGTTCCTCTGTATATTTCTGCTTTATATAAGGTAATGAAGGAAAAAGGGCTGCATGAAGGGTGCGTAGAACAGAGCTACCGCCTGTTTGCTGAGCGTCTGTACGCACCAGAAACTCCTGTAGATGAAGAAGGACGTATTCGCATTGATGATTGGGAACTGCGCGAAGACGTGCAGGCAGAGGTTGAGAAGATATGGGAGGCGCTGACGACCAACAATATCTACGAATTGTCAGATCTTGAAGGATATCGTCGCGAATTTTTCCAACTGTTCGGCTTTGAGTTCGAAGGTGTGGACTATGATGCTGATATTGATCCCATCATAAATATTCCTAACGTGCGCTAA